TGCTCGCGTTCCTCCGCGCTCAGCCGCACCACATATTTCTTTACCGCAATGTCCTTTCCAGCCATGTTCGCCTCCGTCGCTCGAACCGCGACCAAAGCGAATCATCAAATCCTTTCAAATTGGTTGAAGCGGGCGACTAGACCGAAATCCACCGCATCTGAACCGGATTTCGGTCCCATCTGTCTGGTTGAGCATGTTCTACTCGCATAACCGGCGCCCGCTATTGCGGAACACGCTCTATGCCGCAGCGGCCAAGACCGGCGTGTGGGGAAAGCACAACTGCTCGCGCGCGCGCCACTCGTTGGTCACGTAATTAACGATGATCGACTTGCGGACGCCCCCGATCGGTCGCTTCCTGAAACCGTGCCAGGTGCGATCCGACGGCACGAAGCCCAGCGCCGTATTGGGCACGAAAGGCACCGTCACCGCCCACGAGCCGGGGTCGGCATAGAGATCCGTTCCAAGCTCGGTGTGGTTCGGCTCGTCCGACAGATAGGCGAGCAGGGTGTAGCGCTTGACACCGATGTCGGTATGCGGCTCAAGCCAGAAGCCGTCGACGTCCTGGACATATTCGACGCGCAGGAACGTTCCCCTCAAGTCGGTGCCGAAGACCGCCTCCACCGCCGCGACCACCGCGCAGTCCTGCAACGCCGCGGCGACATCGCGGCATACGGCGTAACGCTCCTGGTTCTCCGGGTCGAAATAGACGCGGGTGGCATTGTGGGCTTCCCTG
This is a stretch of genomic DNA from Hyphomicrobiales bacterium. It encodes these proteins:
- a CDS encoding 2OG-Fe(II) oxygenase; amino-acid sequence: MATQADIGREFVKALDAAERHERPFRHWILKHLFPADTAAALRALPFAAPDLDGVSGTREAHNATRVYFDPENQERYAVCRDVAAALQDCAVVAAVEAVFGTDLRGTFLRVEYVQDVDGFWLEPHTDIGVKRYTLLAYLSDEPNHTELGTDLYADPGSWAVTVPFVPNTALGFVPSDRTWHGFRKRPIGGVRKSIIVNYVTNEWRAREQLCFPHTPVLAAAA